One stretch of Caballeronia sp. Lep1P3 DNA includes these proteins:
- a CDS encoding HNH endonuclease: MAKRTPEPWYRPPQEEICALCGRPVPPSERDLHHLVPKSQGGRQTAVLHRICHRQLHALFSEKELAHQYSTVDALLAHEAVRGFVEWVRTKPNGFYQRTRRSARKP; encoded by the coding sequence ATGGCCAAGCGCACGCCCGAACCGTGGTACCGCCCGCCGCAGGAAGAAATCTGCGCATTGTGCGGGCGTCCTGTGCCGCCGTCGGAGCGCGACTTGCATCATCTCGTGCCCAAGTCGCAGGGCGGAAGGCAGACGGCGGTGCTGCATCGCATCTGTCATCGGCAACTGCATGCGCTCTTCAGCGAAAAGGAACTGGCGCATCAGTATTCCACCGTCGACGCGCTGCTCGCGCACGAGGCGGTGCGCGGCTTCGTCGAGTGGGTCAGGACGAAGCCGAACGGCTTTTATCAACGCACGCGGCGCTCGGCGCGCAAGCCTTGA
- a CDS encoding NAD(P)-dependent alcohol dehydrogenase has translation MLKAYSYAASAADKPLGPLEIQRRDVGPNDVRIDILFCGVCHSDLHMARNEWGGTNYPVVPGHEIVGRVAEVGAEVTKFKAGDLAGVGCMVDSCRVCEACKEGLEQYCEGPESFVQTYNSPDKKSGGVTYGGYSTSIVVDEAYSLRIPENLELAAVAPLLCAGITTYSPLRHWNVKPGDKVGIVGLGGLGHMGVKIAAAMGAHVVLFTTSPSKTEDAKRLGAHEVVVSKDPDQMAAHANNFDYILNTVAASHNLDQFISLLKRDGTMTLVGAPEHPHPSPSVMNMIFKRRSLAGSLIGGIAETQEMLDFCGKHGITSDIEMIRMDEINTAYERMLKSDVKYRFVIDMATIER, from the coding sequence ATGTTGAAAGCCTATTCCTATGCCGCGTCCGCAGCCGACAAGCCGCTCGGACCGCTCGAAATCCAGCGCCGCGACGTCGGTCCGAACGACGTTCGCATCGACATTCTTTTTTGCGGCGTGTGCCACTCCGACCTGCACATGGCGCGCAACGAATGGGGCGGCACGAACTACCCCGTCGTGCCGGGACACGAAATCGTCGGTCGCGTGGCCGAGGTCGGCGCCGAGGTGACGAAGTTCAAGGCGGGCGATCTCGCGGGCGTCGGCTGCATGGTGGATTCCTGCCGCGTGTGCGAAGCCTGCAAGGAAGGCCTCGAGCAATATTGCGAAGGCCCGGAAAGTTTCGTGCAGACGTACAACTCGCCGGACAAGAAGTCGGGCGGCGTCACCTACGGCGGCTATTCCACGTCGATCGTCGTCGATGAAGCCTATTCCCTGCGGATTCCCGAAAACCTGGAGCTGGCCGCGGTCGCGCCGCTGCTCTGCGCGGGCATCACGACGTACTCGCCGCTGCGCCACTGGAACGTGAAGCCGGGCGACAAGGTCGGCATCGTCGGTCTGGGCGGCCTCGGGCACATGGGCGTCAAGATTGCGGCGGCGATGGGCGCGCATGTCGTGCTGTTCACCACGTCGCCGAGCAAGACGGAAGACGCGAAGCGCCTCGGCGCGCACGAAGTGGTCGTCTCGAAGGATCCGGACCAGATGGCCGCGCACGCCAACAACTTCGATTACATCCTCAACACGGTGGCGGCGTCGCACAATCTCGACCAGTTCATTTCACTGCTCAAGCGTGACGGCACGATGACGCTCGTCGGCGCACCGGAGCATCCGCATCCGTCGCCGTCTGTGATGAACATGATCTTCAAGCGCCGGTCGCTCGCGGGTTCGCTCATCGGCGGCATCGCGGAAACGCAGGAAATGCTCGACTTCTGCGGCAAGCACGGCATTACGTCCGATATCGAAATGATCCGCATGGACGAGATCAACACCGCCTACGAGCGCATGCTCAAGAGCGACGTGAAGTATCGCTTCGTGATCGACATGGCGACGATCGAGCGTTAA
- a CDS encoding alpha/beta fold hydrolase, whose product MATRPSSPRQHIRLCTASDGVRIAYATCGSGAPVVKAANWLSHLELDFASPVWSHLMIELCSRHTLIRYDQRGCGLSDRDVAEISFASWLRDLETVVDASGVERFALVGISQGASIAVAYAVAHPERVSHLVLHGGYARGRLKRANDPALHEEAEMLVRLAELGWGKQNPAFRQFFTTQFIPGGTPEQHHWFNELERMTTTPRNAARIMRVFNEIDVVDLLPQVQCPTLVLHASGDARVPFDESRLLAGKIPGARFVPLESENHLVLETDAAWQRWCEEVRAFLPASSAGNPVFATLTPRERDVVELLAGGRDNAQIAARLALSEKTVRNHITSIFAKLEVENRAQAIVLARRAGFDAPAA is encoded by the coding sequence ATGGCGACGCGCCCGTCCTCTCCCCGGCAGCACATCCGCCTCTGCACGGCGAGCGATGGCGTGCGAATCGCTTACGCCACCTGCGGCTCGGGCGCGCCTGTCGTCAAGGCGGCGAACTGGTTGAGTCATCTGGAGCTGGACTTTGCAAGCCCGGTCTGGAGCCATCTGATGATCGAGCTATGCAGCCGCCACACGCTCATTCGCTACGATCAACGCGGCTGCGGGCTGTCGGACCGCGATGTCGCGGAGATTTCGTTCGCGTCGTGGCTGCGCGATCTCGAAACCGTCGTCGATGCAAGCGGCGTCGAACGCTTCGCGCTCGTCGGCATTTCGCAAGGCGCGTCGATCGCGGTGGCTTACGCGGTCGCGCATCCGGAACGCGTGAGTCATCTGGTGCTTCATGGCGGCTATGCGCGCGGGCGGCTCAAGCGCGCGAACGACCCCGCGCTGCACGAGGAAGCCGAAATGCTCGTAAGGCTCGCGGAACTCGGCTGGGGCAAGCAGAATCCGGCGTTTCGCCAGTTTTTCACGACGCAATTCATTCCCGGCGGCACGCCCGAGCAGCATCACTGGTTCAACGAACTCGAACGCATGACGACCACGCCGCGCAACGCCGCGCGCATCATGCGGGTGTTCAACGAGATCGACGTCGTCGATCTTCTGCCACAGGTGCAGTGTCCGACGCTCGTGCTGCACGCGAGCGGCGACGCGCGCGTGCCCTTCGACGAAAGCCGCCTGCTCGCCGGCAAGATTCCCGGCGCGCGCTTCGTGCCGCTCGAAAGCGAGAACCATCTGGTGCTCGAAACCGATGCCGCATGGCAGCGCTGGTGCGAGGAAGTGCGCGCGTTCCTGCCGGCTTCGTCGGCGGGCAATCCCGTTTTCGCGACGCTGACGCCGCGCGAGCGCGATGTCGTCGAATTGCTCGCAGGCGGGCGCGACAACGCGCAGATCGCCGCGCGCCTCGCGCTGTCCGAGAAGACGGTGCGCAATCACATCACGAGCATCTTCGCGAAGCTGGAAGTGGAGAACCGCGCGCAGGCCATCGTCCTTGCGCGCCGCGCGGGTTTCGACGCGCCCGCCGCCTGA
- a CDS encoding MarC family protein, whose protein sequence is MLNEFAKTVLVIVAGLFPILNPPAVALVVLSVLPHISDAERRELARRISVNSFVILLASLSVGAYVLEFFGISIAVLRVAGGIVVAMAGWGLLQAPDDDSAEPAPKPRSGASLRAKAFYPLTLPITVGPGAIAVAIALGTGSPRHGAQPVHLAGVGVGLLLVCASIYVCVRFAGHLERLLGTVGTQVAIRLFAFVIFCIGVQILWLGLSELIASVHLSIK, encoded by the coding sequence ATGCTCAACGAATTCGCCAAGACCGTTCTCGTCATCGTCGCCGGGCTTTTTCCGATCCTGAATCCGCCCGCGGTTGCGCTCGTCGTGCTGAGCGTGCTGCCGCATATCAGCGATGCCGAACGCCGCGAGCTCGCCCGGCGCATCTCCGTCAACAGCTTCGTGATTCTTCTGGCTTCGCTGTCGGTCGGCGCTTATGTGCTCGAGTTCTTCGGCATTTCGATTGCCGTGCTGCGCGTCGCGGGCGGCATCGTGGTTGCGATGGCGGGCTGGGGGCTGCTTCAGGCGCCCGACGACGATTCCGCCGAACCCGCGCCGAAGCCGCGCAGCGGCGCATCGTTGCGAGCGAAGGCGTTCTACCCGCTGACGCTGCCGATCACCGTCGGTCCCGGCGCGATCGCCGTCGCCATCGCGCTCGGAACCGGCTCGCCGCGGCACGGCGCGCAGCCGGTGCATCTCGCCGGCGTGGGCGTCGGTCTCCTGCTGGTGTGCGCGAGCATCTACGTGTGCGTGCGCTTCGCCGGGCATCTGGAGCGGCTGCTCGGCACGGTCGGCACGCAGGTCGCCATCCGGCTCTTCGCGTTCGTCATTTTCTGCATCGGCGTGCAGATTCTCTGGCTCGGGCTTTCCGAGCTGATCGCCTCCGTCCATCTCAGCATCAAGTAA
- the araD gene encoding L-arabinonate dehydratase — MTYDPTKRKTPEELRSHRWYGVNDLRSFGHRSRTAQMGYHSSDYMGKPVIAVVNTWSEINSCHTHFKQRVEEVKRGIWQAGGFPVEMPVMTLAEPFQKPTTMLYRNFLAMEVEELLRSYPFDGCVLMGGCDKTTPGLLMGAISMDLPAIYLPAGPMLRGDWNGRTLGSGSDTWKYWADLRAGKITEDEWKGVESGIARSPGHCMTMGTASTMTSATEALGLTLPGFASIPAVDSRHAQYASLTGQRIVDMVWTDLKPSDILTAKSFDNAVTTVLAMSGSTNAIVHLVAVARRAGVPLTTARFDELSRVTPVIGNLRPAGKYLMEDFFYAGGLRALLAELGDLIDGSQLTINGATLGENIAGAEIFNDDVIRRRSNPLVPNDGLAVLTGNLAPDGAVIKPAAMEAHLLKHRGPAVVFKDYGDMAARIDDEALDITADSVIVLQHAGPVGAPGMPEWGQLPIPQKLLKEGVRDMVRISDARMSGTSYGACVLHVAPESFVGGPLALVKDGDMVELDVPARRLHLEVSDEELAARKAAWTPPKRPFERGFGVMHQLHVTQANKGCDFDFLEEKTAQHGGEPEIH; from the coding sequence TTGACCTACGACCCCACGAAACGCAAGACGCCGGAAGAGTTGCGCAGCCATCGCTGGTATGGCGTGAACGATCTGCGCTCATTCGGCCATCGCTCGCGCACGGCGCAGATGGGCTATCACTCGTCCGATTACATGGGCAAGCCGGTCATTGCCGTGGTGAATACGTGGAGCGAGATCAACTCGTGCCACACGCACTTCAAGCAGCGCGTGGAGGAAGTGAAGCGCGGCATCTGGCAGGCGGGCGGTTTTCCTGTCGAAATGCCGGTGATGACGCTCGCCGAGCCGTTCCAGAAGCCCACGACGATGCTCTACCGCAACTTTCTCGCGATGGAAGTCGAGGAACTGCTGCGCTCCTATCCGTTCGATGGCTGCGTGCTGATGGGCGGCTGCGACAAGACCACGCCCGGCTTGCTGATGGGCGCGATCAGCATGGATCTGCCCGCCATCTATCTGCCCGCCGGCCCGATGCTGCGCGGCGACTGGAACGGCCGCACGCTCGGCAGCGGGTCGGACACCTGGAAGTACTGGGCCGACCTTCGCGCGGGCAAGATCACCGAGGACGAGTGGAAGGGCGTCGAAAGCGGCATCGCGCGCTCGCCCGGCCATTGCATGACGATGGGCACCGCGTCCACGATGACGAGCGCAACCGAAGCGCTCGGCCTCACGCTGCCCGGCTTCGCGTCGATTCCGGCGGTGGATTCGCGTCACGCGCAGTACGCGTCGCTGACGGGCCAGCGCATCGTCGACATGGTGTGGACCGACTTGAAGCCGTCCGACATTCTCACGGCGAAGTCCTTCGATAACGCGGTCACCACCGTGCTCGCGATGTCCGGCTCGACCAACGCGATCGTGCATCTGGTCGCGGTCGCGCGCCGGGCGGGCGTGCCGCTCACGACCGCGCGCTTCGACGAACTGTCGCGCGTGACGCCGGTCATCGGCAATCTGCGTCCGGCGGGCAAGTACCTGATGGAAGACTTTTTCTACGCGGGCGGCCTGCGCGCGCTGCTCGCCGAACTCGGCGACCTGATCGACGGCTCGCAGCTCACCATCAACGGCGCGACGCTCGGCGAGAACATCGCGGGCGCGGAAATCTTCAACGACGACGTGATTCGCCGGCGCAGCAATCCGCTCGTGCCCAACGACGGCCTCGCCGTGCTGACGGGCAACCTCGCGCCCGATGGCGCCGTCATCAAGCCCGCGGCGATGGAAGCGCATCTGCTGAAGCATCGCGGGCCGGCGGTCGTGTTCAAGGATTACGGCGACATGGCCGCGCGCATCGACGACGAAGCGCTCGACATCACCGCCGATTCCGTGATCGTGCTCCAGCACGCCGGTCCGGTCGGCGCGCCGGGCATGCCGGAGTGGGGCCAGTTGCCGATCCCGCAGAAGCTGCTCAAGGAAGGCGTGCGCGACATGGTCCGCATCTCCGATGCGCGCATGAGCGGCACGAGCTACGGCGCGTGCGTGCTGCACGTCGCGCCGGAATCGTTCGTCGGCGGGCCGCTCGCGCTCGTGAAAGACGGCGATATGGTCGAACTCGACGTGCCCGCGCGGCGCCTGCATCTCGAAGTCAGCGACGAGGAACTCGCCGCGCGCAAGGCTGCGTGGACGCCGCCGAAGCGCCCGTTCGAACGCGGCTTCGGCGTGATGCATCAACTGCACGTCACGCAGGCGAACAAGGGCTGCGACTTCGATTTCCTCGAAGAGAAGACCGCTCAACACGGCGGCGAGCCGGAAATCCACTGA
- a CDS encoding ribonuclease activity regulator RraA, with product MTTQDIAISDETLELLRHVSTATLTTQLFKRGLRNVFLQGIAPLVKPAKGAPNLVGPAFTLRNIPAREDIDHVGVFQDPDHPQRKAVESAPPGSVLVQDCRGDRTVASTGSILTTRLKVRGVAGMVSDGCVRDSGTIGEIGLPLFCAGASAPLNLAKHHAVDMNVPIACGGVAVYPGDIVVGDADGVVIVPRHMAEQVAKDATEQERMEEFLTARVEAGAMLRGTYPPNEETLAAYAEWRKARG from the coding sequence ATGACGACACAAGACATCGCCATCTCCGACGAAACGCTTGAACTGCTGCGCCACGTCAGCACCGCCACGCTCACGACGCAGCTTTTCAAGCGCGGCCTGCGCAACGTGTTCCTGCAAGGCATCGCGCCGCTCGTGAAGCCCGCGAAGGGCGCGCCGAATCTCGTCGGCCCGGCTTTTACGCTGCGCAACATTCCGGCGCGCGAGGACATCGATCACGTCGGCGTGTTTCAGGACCCCGATCATCCGCAGCGCAAGGCCGTCGAGAGCGCGCCGCCGGGCAGCGTGCTCGTGCAGGATTGCCGCGGCGACCGCACGGTGGCATCGACCGGCTCGATCCTCACGACGCGCCTGAAAGTGCGCGGCGTCGCGGGCATGGTGTCGGACGGCTGCGTGCGCGACAGCGGCACCATCGGCGAAATCGGGTTGCCGCTCTTTTGCGCGGGCGCGAGCGCGCCGCTCAATCTGGCGAAGCATCACGCGGTGGACATGAACGTGCCGATCGCGTGCGGCGGCGTGGCGGTGTATCCGGGCGATATCGTCGTCGGCGACGCGGATGGCGTCGTGATCGTGCCGCGTCATATGGCGGAGCAGGTCGCGAAGGACGCGACCGAGCAGGAACGGATGGAAGAGTTCCTGACGGCGCGTGTGGAAGCCGGCGCGATGCTGCGCGGCACGTATCCGCCGAACGAGGAGACGCTTGCCGCTTACGCCGAATGGCGCAAGGCGCGCGGGTGA
- a CDS encoding MFS transporter, whose amino-acid sequence MPLVGLLYLVAYIDRSNIGFAKLQMLGSLGISEVAYGLGASLFFIGYLIFEIPSNVLLHKYGAPRWIARIMLTWGIVTILLAFTKSATMFYILRFLLGASEAGLYPGVIYYLTLWFPQRHRVRMLGYFTLGSSIGNMVGAPICGYLLDKDWFHLQGWQLVFIVTGVPSVLLTAVVLLWLPASPKKAAFLSDQEKIWLDATLDAERQQARKAETSHAGILRVLAEPRVIGMALYYMMLSMSVYGVSYWLPTLVKGFGVSNTTNGLLNIVPWLAATVVLAWLPAKLRASNGSDRRTSVAMLTAALLGVVFFLASVFLPTNTMRFVALCCGAPCMYLLLPCFWTIPPKFLTGARAAAGIAAINSLGNVGGFIAQNLVPWVRQTSGSVKAPMLIPAACLLIFAIVTMLLMRRAKARGDAPADAPAKA is encoded by the coding sequence ATGCCGCTCGTCGGCCTCTTGTATCTCGTCGCGTATATCGACCGCTCGAACATCGGCTTCGCCAAGCTGCAGATGCTCGGCAGTCTCGGCATTTCGGAAGTCGCTTACGGGCTCGGCGCGTCGCTCTTTTTTATCGGCTATCTGATTTTCGAGATTCCGAGCAACGTGCTGCTGCACAAGTACGGCGCGCCGCGCTGGATCGCGCGGATCATGCTGACGTGGGGCATCGTCACGATCCTGCTCGCGTTCACCAAGAGCGCGACGATGTTCTACATCCTGCGCTTTCTGCTCGGCGCGTCCGAGGCGGGGCTTTATCCGGGCGTCATCTATTACCTGACGCTGTGGTTTCCGCAACGGCATCGCGTGCGCATGCTCGGGTATTTCACGCTCGGCAGCAGCATCGGCAACATGGTCGGCGCGCCGATCTGCGGCTATCTGCTCGACAAGGACTGGTTCCATCTGCAAGGCTGGCAGCTCGTATTCATCGTGACCGGCGTGCCTTCGGTGCTGCTCACGGCGGTCGTGCTGCTGTGGCTGCCGGCATCGCCGAAAAAAGCGGCGTTCCTCTCCGACCAGGAAAAAATCTGGCTCGACGCCACGCTCGACGCCGAGCGTCAGCAGGCGAGAAAGGCCGAAACGAGTCACGCGGGCATTCTGCGCGTGCTGGCCGAGCCGCGCGTGATCGGCATGGCGCTCTATTACATGATGCTGTCGATGTCCGTCTACGGCGTGAGCTACTGGCTGCCGACGCTTGTCAAGGGCTTCGGCGTGTCGAACACGACCAACGGCCTGCTCAACATCGTGCCGTGGCTCGCGGCAACCGTCGTGCTCGCGTGGCTGCCTGCGAAGTTGCGCGCGTCGAACGGATCGGACAGGCGCACGAGCGTCGCGATGCTGACCGCCGCGCTGCTCGGCGTCGTGTTCTTCCTCGCGAGCGTCTTTTTGCCGACCAACACGATGCGCTTTGTCGCGCTCTGTTGCGGCGCGCCCTGCATGTATCTGCTGCTGCCGTGCTTCTGGACGATCCCGCCGAAGTTCCTGACCGGCGCGCGCGCGGCGGCGGGCATCGCCGCGATCAATTCGCTCGGCAACGTGGGCGGATTCATCGCGCAGAATCTCGTGCCGTGGGTGCGGCAGACGAGCGGCAGCGTAAAGGCGCCGATGCTGATTCCGGCCGCGTGCCTCCTGATCTTCGCCATCGTGACGATGCTGCTGATGCGCCGCGCGAAGGCGCGCGGCGACGCACCCGCCGATGCGCCCGCGAAGGCCTAG
- a CDS encoding LacI family DNA-binding transcriptional regulator yields the protein MTKPAEHAAIDAPDAPPSAARRTRGAPKGVRITDVAASAGVSPITVSRVFNAPDTVAPETLARVRQAVSELGYVPNRLAGGLSSAKSRLIAAIVPTVAHSLFSETVQVFSDTMSRAGYQVLLGLSGYSDENEDQLLDAVLSRRPEGVLLTGVAHAPTLRERLRKIGIPIVETWDMTDDPIDMLVGFSHYRIGVAVAERFIARGARRPALVSANDERALARRRGFVDTLAQHGMRDVADVLMPPPTSVALGKDALRRIVGKKPRADAVFCSSDLLALGVVSEARRLGIEIGRELAVCGFGDLEFAADTTPALTTVRVDGKRIGATAARCLIERLSGAASVPPVDVGFEIVGRETL from the coding sequence ATGACCAAGCCCGCTGAACACGCCGCCATCGACGCACCGGACGCACCGCCGTCCGCCGCAAGGCGCACGCGCGGCGCGCCGAAGGGCGTGCGCATCACGGACGTGGCGGCGTCGGCGGGCGTGTCGCCGATCACGGTGTCGCGCGTCTTCAATGCGCCCGATACCGTCGCGCCGGAAACGCTCGCGCGCGTGCGGCAGGCCGTCAGCGAACTCGGCTACGTGCCGAACCGGCTGGCGGGCGGATTGTCGTCGGCGAAATCGCGGCTGATCGCGGCCATCGTGCCGACTGTCGCGCATTCGCTCTTCTCCGAAACGGTGCAGGTTTTCAGCGATACGATGTCGCGCGCCGGCTACCAGGTCCTGCTCGGTCTTTCCGGCTACAGCGACGAAAACGAGGACCAGCTTCTCGACGCCGTGCTGAGCCGCCGTCCGGAAGGCGTGCTGCTCACGGGCGTCGCGCATGCGCCGACGCTGCGCGAACGGCTGCGCAAGATCGGCATTCCGATTGTCGAAACGTGGGACATGACCGACGATCCCATCGACATGCTGGTCGGCTTCTCGCACTACAGGATCGGCGTGGCGGTGGCCGAGCGCTTCATCGCGCGCGGCGCGCGGCGTCCGGCGCTCGTCTCCGCGAACGACGAGCGCGCGCTCGCGCGGCGGCGCGGCTTCGTCGATACCCTCGCGCAGCACGGCATGCGCGACGTCGCCGATGTGCTGATGCCGCCGCCCACGTCCGTCGCGCTCGGCAAGGACGCGCTGCGGCGCATCGTCGGTAAGAAGCCGCGAGCCGATGCCGTCTTTTGCAGCTCCGATCTGCTCGCGCTCGGCGTGGTCTCCGAGGCGCGTCGGCTCGGCATCGAGATCGGGCGCGAACTCGCGGTCTGCGGCTTCGGCGACCTCGAATTCGCCGCCGACACGACGCCCGCGCTCACCACGGTTCGCGTCGACGGCAAGCGCATCGGCGCGACGGCGGCGCGCTGTCTGATCGAGCGGCTTTCCGGCGCGGCGTCGGTGCCGCCGGTGGATGTCGGCTTCGAGATCGTCGGGCGCGAGACGCTCTAG
- the nudC gene encoding NAD(+) diphosphatase, whose translation MPTPPHAIGFTLDPLDRISEKRDDEAFVARLRDDASTRFLLFANTVPLFRRADGHDPLFAADEAAKLGAPRESVLLGRDAGERALFACTFDTSAEAAADALGGVPVEGIELRPVAMQGLVAPLLVSALGEARSMLDWHRRHRFCANCAHATDSAGAGWRRICGNCGAQHFPRVDPVVIMLVTDGERCLLGRQPQFAPGMYSTLAGFIEPGETFEHAVYREVLEEAGIRCTDVRYFASQPWPFPSSLMIGCLARATEAEIVVDEKELEDARWFTREEVVAMLDGTHPQGLSAPKPFAIAHHLLKAFAQGGAL comes from the coding sequence ATGCCCACGCCGCCCCACGCCATCGGTTTCACGCTCGATCCGCTCGACCGCATCTCCGAAAAACGCGACGACGAAGCGTTCGTCGCCCGCCTGCGCGACGATGCTTCCACGCGCTTTCTGCTTTTCGCGAACACCGTGCCGCTTTTCCGTCGCGCCGACGGGCACGATCCGCTCTTCGCCGCAGACGAAGCCGCGAAGCTGGGCGCGCCGCGGGAGAGCGTGCTGCTCGGCCGCGACGCCGGCGAGCGCGCGCTTTTTGCGTGCACGTTCGACACGAGCGCCGAAGCCGCCGCCGACGCGCTCGGCGGCGTGCCCGTCGAAGGCATCGAATTGCGGCCGGTCGCGATGCAGGGCCTCGTCGCGCCGCTTCTCGTCAGCGCGCTCGGCGAGGCGCGCTCGATGCTCGACTGGCATCGGCGGCATCGCTTCTGCGCGAACTGCGCTCACGCGACCGACAGCGCGGGCGCCGGCTGGCGGCGCATCTGCGGCAATTGCGGCGCGCAGCATTTTCCGCGCGTCGATCCGGTCGTCATCATGCTCGTCACGGACGGCGAGCGCTGTCTGCTCGGCCGCCAGCCGCAGTTCGCGCCGGGCATGTATTCGACGCTCGCGGGCTTTATCGAGCCGGGCGAGACGTTCGAGCATGCGGTGTATCGGGAAGTGCTGGAGGAAGCGGGCATCCGCTGCACCGACGTGCGCTATTTCGCGTCGCAGCCGTGGCCGTTTCCGTCCTCGCTGATGATCGGCTGCCTCGCGCGCGCGACGGAAGCCGAAATCGTCGTCGATGAAAAGGAACTGGAAGACGCGCGCTGGTTCACGCGCGAGGAAGTCGTCGCGATGCTCGACGGCACGCACCCGCAGGGGCTTTCGGCGCCGAAGCCGTTCGCCATCGCGCATCACTTGCTGAAGGCGTTCGCGCAGGGCGGCGCGCTCTAG
- a CDS encoding glutathione S-transferase family protein has translation MSLILYAHPFSSYCQKVLTALYENATPFTLRPLTFETPEPMQELAELWPMKRFPVLLDHGRPVIESTIIIEYLSLFHPGPVLLIPVDPRAALEARWMDRFFDNYVSTPQQKIVFDAMRAENERDPRGVADAGAMLATSYAYLDRVMASREWAAGDAFTLADCAAAPFLFYADWTHRIGDAFTNVIAYRERLLARPSFARAVDEARPYRRLFPLGAPDRD, from the coding sequence ATGAGCCTCATCCTGTACGCGCATCCCTTTTCCTCGTACTGCCAGAAGGTGCTGACCGCGCTCTACGAGAACGCGACGCCGTTCACCTTGCGGCCGCTCACGTTCGAGACGCCCGAGCCGATGCAGGAACTCGCCGAACTATGGCCGATGAAGCGCTTCCCGGTGCTGCTCGACCACGGCAGGCCGGTGATCGAATCGACGATCATCATCGAATATCTGAGCCTGTTTCATCCGGGGCCGGTTTTGCTCATTCCGGTCGATCCGCGCGCCGCGCTGGAGGCGCGCTGGATGGACCGCTTCTTCGACAACTATGTGTCCACGCCGCAGCAAAAGATCGTTTTCGACGCCATGCGCGCGGAAAACGAACGCGATCCGCGCGGCGTCGCGGATGCGGGTGCCATGCTCGCTACGTCGTATGCGTATCTCGACCGCGTGATGGCCTCGCGCGAATGGGCCGCCGGCGACGCGTTCACCCTCGCCGATTGCGCCGCCGCGCCGTTTCTGTTCTACGCGGACTGGACGCACCGCATCGGCGATGCGTTCACCAACGTCATCGCGTATCGCGAGCGACTGCTCGCGCGGCCCTCTTTCGCGCGCGCGGTGGACGAGGCGCGACCGTATCGGCGGCTCTTTCCACTCGGCGCGCCCGATCGCGACTAA
- a CDS encoding DUF899 family protein yields MTSTSAPTSDLVPAAELARRATMTFPNESADYRRARIALLAEEIELRRHIERVARMRRALPPGGEVTGDYRFEGEQGALDFAGLFGDKDTLVTYSYMFGPQRERPCPMCTSLLSAWEGEARDIGQRVALAVIARSPLERLVAFKNERGWRHLRLYSDIDGAFSRGYHAISAESGDEPALNVFTRRDGVNRHFWSGEMDFATADPGEDPRGAPDPMPLWTVLDMTPEGRGTNWYPKLDY; encoded by the coding sequence ATGACATCGACATCCGCACCAACATCCGACCTCGTTCCCGCCGCGGAACTTGCGCGACGCGCCACGATGACGTTTCCCAACGAAAGCGCGGATTACCGGCGCGCGCGCATCGCGCTGCTTGCAGAGGAAATCGAATTGCGCCGGCATATCGAGCGCGTCGCGCGCATGCGCCGCGCCTTGCCGCCCGGCGGCGAAGTAACGGGCGACTATCGCTTCGAAGGCGAACAGGGCGCGCTCGATTTCGCCGGTCTTTTCGGCGACAAGGACACGCTCGTCACCTACAGCTACATGTTCGGTCCGCAGCGCGAGCGGCCATGCCCGATGTGCACGTCGCTCCTGTCGGCCTGGGAAGGCGAAGCGCGCGATATCGGGCAACGCGTGGCGCTCGCGGTCATCGCGCGCTCGCCGCTGGAAAGGCTCGTCGCGTTCAAGAACGAACGCGGCTGGCGGCATTTGCGGCTTTACAGCGATATCGACGGCGCGTTTTCCCGCGGCTATCACGCGATTTCGGCGGAAAGCGGCGACGAGCCGGCGCTGAACGTCTTCACACGGCGCGACGGCGTGAACCGCCATTTCTGGAGCGGCGAGATGGATTTCGCGACCGCCGATCCGGGCGAAGACCCGCGCGGCGCACCCGATCCCATGCCGCTTTGGACTGTCCTCGACATGACGCCGGAAGGACGCGGCACGAACTGGTATCCGAAACTCGACTACTGA